CTGGACGCTGGCGCTGCAACGCAATGGTTACGTTGCCCAACTCACCGGGTTGAACTTCGATAGCCTGCTGTTTAGCAGCAGCGGCATGATGCTGGTGATGACACTGAATATCTTTCCGGTGGTTTATTTTGCGGTGTCACGTTCGCTGATGGCCAGTGGACAACGTCTGGCGTGGGTAGCACGGGTGCATGGCGCTTCCGCGTGGCGTGCTTTTTATCAGGTCACCCTGCCGCTGACCTTACCGGCGCTGGCGGGGGGCGTGCTGCTGGCTTTTACCCTGGCGATTGAAGAGTATGGCGTCCCGGCGGCGCTCGGCGCACGTGCCGGGCTGACGCTAATGACGGTCGGCATTGAACAGAAGTTGGCCGACTGGCCGATCGATTTACCGGGTGCCGCTTCGCTATCGCTGATGCTCAGCCTGGTGGCACTGCTGGCATGGTTTTGCCAGCGCAAACTCACCGGCAGCAGCGATGTCACGGCGGTGAGCGGCAAGCCGGTGGCGCAGGAAGCCGCCAACGCCGGTCGCTGGCAGTTACCCATGCTGCTGCTGTTCGTCGGCACCGCGCTGCTGGCAGTGGCGTTACCGCTGGGGGCGATGACGCTCAGCGGTTTGCTGAATACCCTGTCCGGCGGTATTCAGGTCAGCAACCTGACGTTACGCCACTTCGGCGCGCTGTTTAGCCAGCAAGGCGATGCGCTGGCGGCCTTCTCCACCAGCATCGGACTGGCGCTGGGAGCGGCGTTGCTCACCGGGCTGCTGGGCTTTCTGATTGCCTGGCGCGTGGCCGAAGGCAAAACCCGTTTGCTGGCGCTGATGGATGGCCTGGCGCTGCTGCCCGCCGCGATGCCAGGGGTGGTGATTGGCGTGGGGCTGATTTTGCTGTGGAATCGCGGTTTCTGGCCAGTTTCGCCGTACAACACGCTGGCGATTTTGCTGCTTTCCTACAGTTGCCTGCTGCTGCCATGGCCGGTGCGCTATGTCAGCAGCGCTTTACGCCAGATTGGCCCGACGCTGGAACCCGCCGCCCGGGTGCATGGCGCTTCGCGCTTGCAGGCGTTGCGATTGATTGTGCTGCCGTTGGTGGCTCCGAGCCTGCTGGCGGCAATGATGATGGTGTTTGCTGTCGCCTCACGCGAATTGGTGACGTCGCTGATTCTGGCCCCGGCAGGGACACAAACCGTGGCGATCTTTATCTGGCGGCAGTTTGAGCAAGGTTCGGTCGGACAGGGTATGGCAATGGCGACCCTGACGCTGCTCGCCAGCCTCAGCCTGATGCTGGCCGCACTGGCACTGCTGCGCCGACAATCGCGCTAGCCTGTTTTTGCGCGATAAATAACCGCATATCTCCGTAGCGGCGCGATTTATCGCGCTTTCAGTTCGCCATTCATCGCACTTTTCTTCCTGGGAAATGCCAAAAATGGCAAAACATTGTCAATAAACGCAAACCAGGGTCGATAATTGACCTGGGTCAGTTTGGTGCGAAATCAAAACGCTAACATGCACGCCCTTGGGAAAGTGCTATGCTGCTGAAGCAGCAGCATCGCGCCCTTCCCGCTGCTTAAACCTACCGAGGGATGCCTGGTGCCACCGCAGAGACGAAACCGCGATTTTGGCTGGCTGTTGATTGTTTGTGCCGGGCTATTGCCACTGGTGCTCGGTATTCTTTGCACGGCGATTGAAGCGCGCCACACTGTGCATCAGCAGCAAATCAATACCGCCAACTCGCTGCTGGCTCAGGCGGAAAGAATGAGCGACAGCGCCTGGGATATGATCACGGATTTGCGTCAGTTCCACTATCAGCCGTGCTCGGCAATCGAAGGCAAGCTGCAACGTGAAGGTAACCTGAACGCCTATTTTCGCTCCATCGGTAAGCTGGAGGGCGATAACGTCACCTGTTCCTCGGCCTACGGTATGTATCCGGGCACCCTGAGCGAAATGATATTGCGCCAACCGCCGGTAACCGGCAAAGCCTGGTGGAGCATCTCCCTTCGTGGCACCTATGGTGTGCCGGACCGCCCGGCGGTCATCTTTGTGCGGCAACTTCCTGATGGTGAGGGCTTCTGGGCGGTGATTGATGGCCAGTACCTGATGGACTTTATGCGCGCGCTGGGTGAATCACGTAACTATCACATGACGATGCGTTTTAACGACGGCGCACCCATCACCAGTGGGCCAGTCGAAGTGCAGCCGGAAATCTGGTTAAAAAGCGAACCACTCCTGGCGCAGTCCAGCCGTTATCCCATCAGTGTCGAGGTGGTCGTCCCGCCCAGCGAGCTGTTAAAGGCGTGGCGGCAGGCGCTGTTCATTTTCCTGCCGATGGCGGCGATTTTTTCCATTCTGCTGATGATCCTCACCGCCAATTGGCTGCGTCGGCGTATCTCCTGGCGCGATGAGATTCGCCGCGCGATGCGCAACCGCCAATTTTCGGTCCATTATCAGCCGGTCTACAGCGTCGCTGAGCAGCACTGTAACGGTGTCGAAGCCTTACTGCGTTGGCATTTGCCGAACGGCGATACGATCCGACCTGACATCTTTATCAGCGCGGCAGAAGAAGAAGGGATGATTGTGCCGCTGACGCGTCATTTGCTGGAGCTGATGGCGGAAGATATTCAGAGCTGGCAGGTGGCGCCTGGGTTCCATATCGGGCTGAATCTGGCCGCAGAACATCTACAACACCCGGATTTCGTCAAAGATATTGAGCTGTTCGCCCGACGTGTGCAGGACAAAAAATTGCAGATTACGCTGGAACTGACCGAACGCAGTTTAATTCACGACGGCGAGGATGTGGCACGCAAGCTGCGGTTGTTGCAGTCGCAAGGCATGAGGGTGGCGATCGACGATTTCGGTACCGGTCACTGCTCACTCAGCTATCTCCTCACCTTCCCGCTCGATTATCTGAAAATTGATCGCGGCTTTATCAACGCCATTGAACGGCTGGATGGCGAAACCCCGGTGCTGGACGCGATTATCAATCTGGCACGCAAGCTGCAGCTTGAGGTACTCGGCGAAGGCGTTGAAACCTCGTTACAATTCCAGTACCTGCAACAGCGTGGTGTGCTATTTATTCAGGGCTATTATTACGCCTGGCCAATGGATAATGACCGGCTGCGCACGTGGCTCAACGAGCAGGGGCAGCAGCCGCTACGTGTTGAGGAATCCCATGAGTCTGAACTGTATCATTCTTGATGATTACCAGAATGTCGCCCTGACGCTTGCCGACTGGACGACGCTGGCCCCCCTGGTCCACACCACCACGCTTACCACCCACATTGACGATCCCGAAACACTGGTCAGCCAGATTGCAGATGCCGATATTCTGGTGGTGATGCGTGAGCGTACTCCGCTCACGGCTGAGCTGATTGGCCGTATGCCGAAACTGAAACTGGTCGTCACATCGGGGATGCGCAATGCTTCCATCGATCTCGATGCCTGCCGCGAACGTTATATCGCGGTTTGTGGCACAGGCAGCAGCAGCGCACCACCGCTGGAGCTGGCCTGGGGCTTATTGCTGGGACTGGCACGCCATATCGTTAGCGAAAATCAGGCACTGCGCCACAACGGTCCGTGGCAACAGACGCTGGGTATCGGGTTGCAGGGCAAAACCCTGGGGTTGATTGGGCTGGGTAAAATTGGTGGTGAGATGGCGAAAGTGGCCCAGGCATTTGGCATGCGGGTATGTGCCTGGAGCCAGAATCTCACGGCGGAGCGCGCAACCGCCTGTGGGGCCGAAAAAATGGCTTCGCTGCACACCTTATTGCAGGCGAGCGATGTGGTGTCGCTGCATCTGGTACTGAGCGATCGCACCCGTCATCTGCTGGATGCCGACGCGCTGGCGCAGATGAAAACAGGCGCGTTGCTGATCAATACCTCGCGTGCTGGCCTGGTTGACCAGGCGGCCATGATCGCCGCCTTACAACGTGGGCAACTGGCCGGTGCCGGTCTGGATGTGTTTGATCAGGAACCGCTGCCTGCCGATCACCCATTGCGCCAGTTACCGAACGTCCTCGCCACACCCCATTTGGGTTACGTGGCCGACAATAATTACCGCACTTACTTCACCGAAGCAGTGGAAAATATCGCCGGTTGGGTGAAAGGTGCGCCGCTGCGTTCACTGCTGTAAGCCCACGTTTTCCGCCCCCTCGCAGCCATAGTTTAAGCCAGAAACCCATCGGTTTTTGGCTTAAACATGACAAATATCACACAAAAACGGTATACTCTGCCACGGGATGCAATAATTGCCAGCGTAATTATTGCAATGGCAAGCCAGAGAAAAGCACTTTTTACGGCTATGCTTTAATTTTCTCAACGCCGCGGACTGACCGTTATCATCCGGTCCGCGCCGTTGAGGACTTTCTGATTCCAGGACAGGGTAACCTCATGAAAATTCGTAGGAAACGTGTAAAACCGATCGGGCTGGATGATGTCACCATCATCGACGATGCCCGTTTACGTAAGGCCATCACCGCGGCATCTCTGGGTAACGCGATGGAATGGTTCGATTTTGGTGTCTATGGCTTTGTGGCATATGCGCTGGGTAAAGTATTTTTCCCGGATGCCACGCCCGGCATTCAGATGATCGCCGCACTGGCGACCTTCTCCGTGCCGTTCCTGATCCGTCCGCTGGGTGGCCTGTTCTTCGGCATGCTGGGGGATAAATACGGTCGACAGAAAATTCTCTCCATCACCATCGTCATCATGTCGCTCAGTACCTTCTGTATCGGCCTGATCCCTTCATACGCCTCTATCGGCATTTGGGCACCGGTACTGCTGCTGATCGCCAAAATGGCCCAGGGCTTCTCGGTGGGCGGTGAATATACCGGTGCCTCGATCTTCGTTGCCGAATACTCGCCGGATCGGAAGCGCGGCTTTATGGGCAGCTGGCTGGATTTCGGCTCCATCGCCGGTTTCGTGTTGGGGGCGGGTCTGGTGGTACTGATCTCCACCCTTATCGGGGAGGAGCACTTCCTGGAGTGGGGCTGGCGTCTGCCGTTCTTCCTTGCGCTGCCGTTAGGCATTATTGGCCTGTATCTGCGCCACGCTCTGGAGGAGACCCCGGCGTTCCAACAGCATGTCGACAAGCTGGAACAGGGGGATCGTGACGGTCTGCGCGACGGCCCGAAAGTCTCGTTTAAAGAGATCGCCAGCAAGCACTGGAAAAGCCTGCTGGCCTGCGTGGGGCTGGTGATTGCCACTAACGTCACCTATTACATGCTGTTGACCTATATGCCGAGCTACCTGTCGCATAACCTGCACTACTCGGAAGATCACGGCGTGCTGATTATCATCGCCATTATGATCGGGATGCTGTTTGTGCAGCCGGTGATGGGGATGCTGAGTGACCGTTTTGGCCGCCGTCCGTTTGTCATTATCGGTAGTATCGCGCTGTTCATCTGCTCCATCCCGGCATTTATGCTGATCAACAGCGGCGTGATTGGGCTGATTTTTGCCGGTCTGTTGCTGCTGGCGGTGATCCTGAATGCCTTTACCGGCGTGATGGCCTCCTCGCTACCCGCCATGTTCCCGACCCATATCCGCTACAGCGCGTTGGCCAGCGCCTTCAACATTTCGGTGCTGGTTGCCGGTCTGACGCCGACCGCCGCCGCCTGGCTGGTCGAGTCCACCAATAACCTCTATATGCCAGCGTACTATTTGATGGTGATTGCGGTGATTGGTTTGGTCACTGGCCTGTATATGAAAGAGACGGCGAATAAACCGCTGATTGGTGCGACACCTGCGGCATCTGACATTGAAGAAGCACGTGAAATTCTCCAGGAACATCACGACAACATTGAGCAGAAAATCGAAGATATCGATGCTGAGATCGCAAAACTGGAAGCGAAGCGTAAAAATCTGGTGCAGCAGCACCCGGATATCAACGAGTAATTCCCCGCCACTCCCGCTCCGGCGGGAGTTTTCATGTACTGCGCAGCACACAAACCTTCATCGACCAGCGTGAAAAGGAGTAGACTGTCGCTACTTTTTTCACCTGTAAGTAAGAATGAGCATGTCTGATTTTTCCCTTATCCAGCGTCCAAGAAGGCTGCGTAAAAGCGCCGCGATGCGTGAAATGTTCCAGGAAACCAGCCTGAGCCTCAGCGATTTGGCCCTGCCGATCTTCGTTGAAGAAGGGGTGGACGATTACAAACCCATTACCGCGATGCCCGGCGTGATGCGTATTCCAGAAAAACGCTTGGCATATGAAATCGAACGTATCGCCAAAGCGGGTATCCGTTCGGTGATGACCTTCGGTATCTCACATCATACCGATGCCACCGGCAGCGATGCCTGGAACGAAAACGGTCTGGTGGCGCGTATGTCGCGTATCTGCAAAGAAACCGTGCCGGAAATGATCGTCATGTCCGACACCTGTTTCTGCGAATACACCAGTCACGGCCACTGCGGTGTGCTGTGCGACCACGGCGTCGATAACGATGCAACCCTGATTAACCTTGGCAAGCAAGCGGTGGTTGCTGCACAAGCCGGTGCCGATTTTATTGCACCGTCAGCCGCGATGGACGGCCAGGTTAAAGCCATTCGCCAGGCACTCGACGCCGCCGGGTTTACCGATACCGCGATCATGTCGTACTCCACCAAGTTTGCCTCCTCCTTCTATGGCCCGTTCCGTGAAGCGGCGGGGACGGCACTGAAAGGCGATCGCAAAACTTATCAGATGAATCCGATGAACCGCCGCGAAGCGATTCGCGAGTCGCTGATTGATGAAGCGGAAGGGGCCGATTCGCTGATGGTGAAACCAGCCGGAGCCTACCTCGACATCCTGCGTGATATCCGCGAGCGCACTACGCTGCCGCTGGCGGCCTACCAGGTCAGTGGTGAATACGCGATGATCAAATTCGCCGCACAAGCCGGTGCCATTGATGAACGCAATGTGGTGCTGGAAAGCCTTGGTGCCATTAAGCGCGCCGGTGCCGATCTGATTTTCAGTTATTTTGCCCTTGATCTCGCCGAGCAAAAAATGCTCTGATCACCGTTACGCTTATCAGCCGTTTTTTGGCGGCTGGTAAGCTATTACGGCCATCTTTATTTGTGGCACAACACCAGTTCTGTCGTACCTGCATCTAATAAGAAGAGTAACGCGATGAAAGCACCTGCACTGCCCGCAGACGAGTCATATCGTCTGGCTCAGTTACGTGCGCTCAACATTCTGCATACCCCGGCAGAAGAGCGTTTTGACCGTCTGACCCGCCTCGCCCGTCGTCTGTTCGGCGTGCCGATTGCGCTGGTAAGCCTGCTGGAGGAGGACCACCAATGGTTCAAATCTATTGCGGGCCAGTCCGGCGAAACGGCACCGCGCAATACTTCCTTTTGCGGCCATGCCATCCTGCAGGATGATGTGATGGTGGTGGAGAACGCGCTGGACGACGATCGCTTTTACGATAATCCCTTAGTCACTGGCGAGAACCCGGTGCGCTTCTATGCGGGTTGCCCGCTGCGTACCCCTGCCGGTGCCAAAGTCGGCACGCTCTGTATCGTCGACCACCAGGCACGTTCGTTTGATGCCGATGATTGCCACACACTGCGCGATCTGGCGGCGATGGCGGAAGCTGAACTGATCGCCTTTCAAACCGCAACCTCCGACGAACTGACGCAAATCACCAACCGCCGTGGCTTTATGACGCTGGGACAACTGGCGTTGAACGAATGCCAGGTGAAACAGTTGCCCGCCAGCCTGACGTTTCTCGATCTCGACCGCTTTAAAGAGATTAACGACACCCTCGGCCATCGCGAAGGCGACCGTGCGTTGATGGATTTTGCCGATGCCATGAAGGTGAGTTTCCGTCATGCGGACCTGTTTGCCCGCTTAGGGGGAGATGAGTTTGTGGTGCTGTTTAACGGCCTGCAACAGGCGGATGCCGAAGGGGTACTGGCGCGCTTTGATCGCCTGTTGCAAAAACAGACGCATGACCTGAACCGCCGTTATCAGCTGCATTTTTCGTCCGGTATCGTCGAGTTCGATCCGCACCATCCGCTGGCGCTGGAGCAGTTGCTGGAAAGCAGCGACGAACGCATGTACGCCACCAAAAAATTGCGTAAGCAGGCACGATAAATCGCGCGGTATTGCCCCTACCGCGCTAACGCGTCAAGCAAGGTCTGGTTAAACTTCTGCGGTTCTTCCATTTGTGGCGCATGCCCCATGCCGGGGAATTCAATCAGGCGCGCACCCGGAATCAGTTTTGCTACCTGTTTCCCCAGCACGTTGTAATGCCCCAGTTGTGCTTTCACGGCTGGGGGGGCGATATCGCTGCCAATCGCGGTGGTATCAGAGGTGCCGATCATCAAGGTGGTCGGCACGCGCAGATCCTTGAATTCGTAGTACACCGGCTGAGTAAAAATCATGTCGTAGATCAGCGCCGAGTTCCAGGCGACTTTTTGATGTCCCGGGCCACTGTTCAGCCCGGCCAGCATATCGACCCATTTGTCATATTCCGGCTTCCACTGGCCGACGTAATAGGTCTGCTGTTCGTACTTTTTGATACCCGCAGCATTGAGCTTCAGCTCGCGCTGATACCACTGATCCACCGAACGCCAGGGTGCCCCTTTCGCTTTCCAGTCTTCCAGGCCAATGGGGTTCACCAGCACCAGTTTTTGCGTTTGCTGCGGATACATCAAGGCATAGCGTGTCGCCAGCATGCCACCGGTGGAGTGGCCGACAATCACCGCTTTATCGACACCCAGTTGCTGCAATAACTGATGGGTGTTTTGCGCCAGTTGCTGGAAGGTGTATTGATAATTCGCCGGTTTACTGGAGCTACAGAAGCCAATCTGGTCCGGGGCGACCACGCGATAACCCTGCTGGCTCAATGCCTTGATGGTATCTTCCCAGGTCGCGCCGCAGAAGTTTTTACCGTGCATCAGCACCACGGTCTGGCCATTGGCATGCTGTGTGGGCGGCACATCCATATACCCCATGCTGAGCGTCTGCTGCTGGGAGGGGAAGGTAAAGTGCTGCAACGGATAAGGATACTGGAATCCTTCCAGTTGTTCGCCATAGACATTGGCGGCCAGCGCCGATGCGCTGCTCATCAGCATGAGTGAAGAGATCAATAACTTCATGGGTAAACGTAACGCCATCAGGACATCTCCTGTCAGGGCAAAGCGTCGAGTGTGGCATGTTACGCGTATCGCTGTATTGATGGGCCGTGCCATCAGTAAATTTCTCTGATGTATAAAGGTTTTGGGATTTTACGTTAACTAATTCGGGTTAGTGACGGATATTTCCTCAACAAATAAACAACATATAACGGTCAAATCTCACGAACTGCGAGAATAGTCTGATAGCAGAAAAATAAACCTCAACTTCCTGATAAAACTTTACGTAACAAGGCACACAGAAAGATAAGTTAAATTACACTGTGCGCACTGACCTGGAGGTGCTATATGCAAGAGAGAAAGTACAATGAGGGTGTCATTCTCGCCGTAACGGATTGGATTGTTGAAAACTTAGATCAGCGTTTGAGCATTGATGATATTGCGCAAAAATCTGGTTATTCAAAATGGTATTTGCAGAAACTTTTTGCCCGTTGCCACAATGAAACCCTGGCACGTTATATTCGCAAAAAGAAACTGGCCGCCTGTGTTGTCGAGCTGAAAAATAGCGAAGCAACCATTATCAGCCTGGCCGTAAAATACCATTTTGAAAGCCAGCAATCTTTTACCCGCTCTTTTAAACAGATGATGGGTTGTACACCGCTTTCATGCCGTAAAAAGCAATTAAGCGGAGAGCGGCAACAGCAACTGGCAGACTGTGAGGATCCTTGCGTATTATGTCGCCTGGAATCCGTCGCCAATAGTCAGGAGATGCCGGACATCCTGCCGCCACCGGTGCGGCCTGGTAAGTTCCCGGTGCGTCGAATTGACTGTGTGATGCAATAATAAAAAGCGCGATTATCGCGCTTTTTTTTGCGCTGAAAAAAGGCCATAAAAAAAGCCCCTTACGGGGCTTTTTACGTTACTTGTAAACTTGGGCTACTGCGTCAAAATTATTCCCGTGCTGGCGCGCTGCTTCCACCACATAATATTTTCCGCCTTTTTCATCCGCCATTTCTGACAGACGCTGATGCAGATCCATCGGCGAGCTAATGGCACCGCCAGTATCGGACACGCTAATATTTCCCAGCGACTCAAGTTTAAAGTGTTCCGCTTCCTGTGCAGAAATATTATTGGCAGCCATCACCGGTACACTCGCACCGAACAGCAACGCAGACAGAATATATTTTTTCATCAGCTCGTCCTCTTCAATTGTCGTGGTAATTTTCTATGGCTATTGTCTAATTTACCACCAACGAACATTGATCTTTTTGAGCGCTTATTATCCAGATTTAATATTTTTTATTACGAGCTGAACCTATTCGTAGCGGCGCGATTTATCGCGCCAATCCGTTTAGCCCTGCAATTCCTGGCCCGGTAATAATTTTTCCGACATCAGACGGCGGCATTCGGTACGATCCTGATGGGCCTGTTGTTGCCGTTCCGGTGACAGACCCTGCCACACCATTTGCAGATGTTCACCAAGGCCACGCTGGAAGTGAATTTTTTGCAGCGCATAGTCTGAATTGCTGCCTTCAATAATCTGCTGCATATCCTGCACCGAATTACTGCGTCCATCGTGGGTCAGCGTACAAAACATCGCGATGTAATACGCCTTGTCCTCATCACTGTAATGCGGCGTAAACCACCAGACGAGGGCGCTGATGATGATCAGCAGCGGCAGGATAAATTTTAGTTTTAACATGGAGAACATAACCAAATGGAAAAAAACGCCGCGATGGTACCAGATTCGCGGCATTACGGTTTAGTGCATGATGCCGTTCAGTCCGTGATAGCCCATGTAGAGCGCCACCAACGCGATCAGGGTGCCGGAGAACCAGGGCGCGCGGCGTGCCAGAGTATCCAGTCCCTGCCAGCGCTGGGTCGCTTTCTGCACGCTTAATGCCGCAGCAGCACCAACGCCCACCAGGGTGAGGGCCAGCCCAATACTGAAGCACAGGACCAGCGCAGCCCCGAGGCTGAAGGCTTTCACCTGAATACACAGCAGCAGCACGGTGATGGCCGCCGGACAGGGGATCAGGCCACCGGTTAAACCAAACAGAATGATCTGCCCGTTGGTCACTTCACGGCTGGCAAACCGCTTTTTGATGTCGCTGGCGTGGGTACGCTCATGCGCATCCTGAAAACTCCCGTCGTTCTCACCCGGTGCGTGCTGTACTTCCCCCTGCTGCCAGCTCACATCGTAATCATGCGAATGGCCACCATGACCGAGTGACAGGCGCGCATTGAAGGTATGTGGCTGTGGCACCGCCAGCGTCGATTGCAGGACACCGTCTTGTGCGGCGAAGGTAAAGATCTGCGAGAACCCCATGCCGCGCCGGGTCGCGACACTGACTTGATTGGCCTGCCATGCTGCACCATCCAGAGTACGCAGTTGCCAGTAACCTTGATGCAGCGCCAGCTCAACATGACCGTGGCCGGTATCAATCACCTGCGCATCTGGCCGACGATCGTGCTGATGTTGCTTACGTTGTTGCTCGCTTTGCCAGGTGCGCCAAATCATCCATAACGCGGTTGCCAGAATGATAATGGCAGAAATCAACTGAAACCAGGGTTCGGCGGTATCGGCCGTCAGCTTGCGGCTGACGTACATGCCGCCTAACGCGATCAGCCAGACGATCAGCGTATGCGACAGCGTTGCCGCCAACCCCAGCATCACCGCCTGTTTTACCGTGCCGCGAATCGCTACGATAAACGCTGCCATCATGGTTTTCGAATGGCCCGGCTCCAGGCCATGTAGCGCGCCAAGTAAAATCGCGCTGGGGATAAACAGCCAAGCGCTGGAAGTGCCCTGACTCAGCAGTGCTGCAAAATCGGTCATGATTTTTCTCATTGAATTAAAAAAACAGCGCGACAGATGCATTTGTCTGACACCAAT
The DNA window shown above is from Pantoea sp. At-9b and carries:
- a CDS encoding nickel/cobalt efflux protein RcnA, giving the protein MTDFAALLSQGTSSAWLFIPSAILLGALHGLEPGHSKTMMAAFIVAIRGTVKQAVMLGLAATLSHTLIVWLIALGGMYVSRKLTADTAEPWFQLISAIIILATALWMIWRTWQSEQQRKQHQHDRRPDAQVIDTGHGHVELALHQGYWQLRTLDGAAWQANQVSVATRRGMGFSQIFTFAAQDGVLQSTLAVPQPHTFNARLSLGHGGHSHDYDVSWQQGEVQHAPGENDGSFQDAHERTHASDIKKRFASREVTNGQIILFGLTGGLIPCPAAITVLLLCIQVKAFSLGAALVLCFSIGLALTLVGVGAAAALSVQKATQRWQGLDTLARRAPWFSGTLIALVALYMGYHGLNGIMH